Proteins from one Muntiacus reevesi chromosome X, mMunRee1.1, whole genome shotgun sequence genomic window:
- the PRR32 gene encoding proline-rich protein 32: protein MACIENVLGGHAPSPTAVAAAENGNREPQPGLPLQCLKDDAGSWGHPRVKVLSDLARERLECPSERTGSCIPVEGSRALKPPYGPPPAVAEEPLATGEVNTSEGPAGWRQRGQDFVNNVSQEFSGSPPTLMVVGTKISNGGTERGGSNAGLYVALPRGQGFFPSRGPQVRGPPHISTLRSGIMMELPPGNTKVTGRERLAHVSFPLGGPWHPVENWPRPLPLASSTAGLPSCATAHCFIPPRPPSFNPFLAMPIAFAPPPIFGPPLPSCFADFPSWGMPATASSNRENN, encoded by the coding sequence CCTTGGAGGGCACGCCCCTTCACCCACAGCAGTAGCGGCAGCTGAAAACGGGAACCGGGAGCCGCAGCCCGGCTTGCCCCTCCAGTGCCTGAAGGATGATGCGGGGTCCTGGGGCCACCCTCGAGTCAAGGTGCTGAGCGATCTGGCAAGAGAGCGACTGGAGTGCCCCTCGGAGAGAACAGGATCTTGCATTCCTGTCGAAGGCTCGAGAGCTCTCAAACCCCCATATGGGCCACCACCTGCTGTTGCGGAAGAGCCCCTAGCAACAGGAGAAGTAAATACCTCTGAGGGGCCGGCAGGCTGGAGGCAGAGGGGGCAAGATTTTGTTAACAACGTGTCCCAGGAATTCTCTGGCAGCCCTCCCACACTGATGGTGGTGGGGACAAAGATCAGCAATGGGGGCACTGAGAGAGGTGGCAGCAATGCAGGGTTATATGTGGCTTTGCCACGGGGTCAAGGATTCTTTCCATCCAGGGGCCCTCAAGTAAGAGGCCCTCCACACATCTCGACCCTTAGATCGGGGATAATGATGGAGTTGCCTCCAGGAAACACGAAAGTGACAGGAAGGGAGAGGTTGGCTCATGTTTCTTTCCCACTGGGAGGCCCGTGGCACCCTGTGGAGAACTGGCCAAGGCCTCTGCCCTTGGCCTCCAGCACTGCAGGTTTACCTTCCTGCGCTACTGCTCATTGCTTCATTCCTCCTCGACCTCCGAGTTTCAATCCGTTTCTGGCTATGCCTATTGCTTTTGCTCCTCCCCCAATATTTGGTCCTCCACTGCCTTCCTGTTTTGCCGATTTCCCTTCCTGGGGAATGCCTGCTACTGCATCCTCAAACAGAGAGAACAactga